In a genomic window of Flavobacterium lipolyticum:
- a CDS encoding GxxExxY protein, with amino-acid sequence MTKKEVTQLAYEITGFAIKVHKALGPGLLESIYEKCLKYELEQNGYDVKQQLSVKIEYYNLELESDLRIDLLVNDCVVVELKAIENLLPIHEAQLLTYMKLLQRPQGLLINFNTLNITKSIKPLVNEYFTRLID; translated from the coding sequence ATGACAAAAAAGGAGGTTACTCAATTGGCTTACGAAATTACCGGTTTTGCTATAAAAGTGCATAAAGCCTTAGGCCCGGGACTTTTAGAAAGCATTTATGAAAAGTGCCTCAAATATGAATTAGAACAAAATGGATACGATGTTAAACAGCAGCTGAGTGTTAAAATAGAATATTATAATCTTGAGTTGGAATCTGATTTAAGAATAGATTTGCTTGTTAATGATTGTGTAGTTGTTGAACTAAAAGCAATAGAAAATCTATTACCTATTCACGAAGCACAATTATTAACTTATATGAAATTATTACAGAGACCTCAAGGACTATTAATTAATTTCAACACTTTAAATATAACAAAATCAATAAAACCACTTGTAAATGAATATTTTACAAGGCTAATAGATTAA
- the hemC gene encoding hydroxymethylbilane synthase — protein sequence MAEKTIRIGTRDSELALWQAHTVEKKLNDLGYKTEIIAVKSTGDIILDKPLYELGITGIFTKTLDVAMINGDVDIAVHSMKDVPTALPKGIVQAAVLERANVLDILVHKGNPDFANPSTIATGSLRRQAQWFNKYPNHTVVDLRGNVNTRMQKLQDNNWDGAVFAAAGLERINLKPENYIDLDWMIPAPAQGAMVVVAMENDNYALEALSQLNDIETEICTYIERQFLRTLEGGCTAPIGALVRYNEEEDTLHFQGVLLSVDGKQKLEINKTVEIGEWKKLGFFAAQEILNNGGTELMQAIKESLKK from the coding sequence ATGGCAGAAAAAACAATCAGAATTGGAACCCGCGATAGCGAATTAGCACTTTGGCAAGCACACACTGTCGAGAAAAAACTAAACGATCTTGGTTATAAAACCGAAATTATTGCAGTAAAATCTACAGGTGATATTATCCTTGACAAACCGCTTTACGAGCTTGGCATCACCGGAATCTTCACCAAAACCTTAGATGTTGCTATGATTAATGGTGACGTAGATATTGCCGTTCACTCGATGAAGGATGTACCTACAGCTTTACCAAAAGGTATTGTTCAGGCAGCAGTTTTAGAAAGAGCCAATGTTCTTGATATTCTGGTTCATAAAGGAAATCCTGATTTTGCCAATCCAAGTACAATAGCGACCGGAAGTTTACGTCGTCAGGCGCAATGGTTCAACAAATACCCCAATCATACTGTTGTTGATTTACGCGGAAATGTAAATACCCGTATGCAAAAATTACAGGACAATAACTGGGACGGGGCTGTTTTTGCTGCAGCAGGTTTGGAGCGTATCAACTTAAAACCGGAAAATTATATCGATCTGGACTGGATGATTCCCGCACCGGCACAAGGGGCCATGGTGGTTGTGGCCATGGAAAACGACAATTATGCCCTTGAAGCTCTATCACAATTAAACGATATTGAAACTGAAATCTGCACCTATATCGAACGTCAATTTTTAAGAACTTTGGAAGGAGGCTGTACGGCGCCAATTGGGGCTTTGGTTCGCTATAATGAAGAGGAGGACACACTTCACTTTCAGGGCGTTTTACTTTCGGTTGATGGAAAACAAAAACTGGAAATCAACAAGACTGTCGAAATTGGAGAGTGGAAAAAACTAGGATTCTTTGCTGCTCAGGAAATTCTAAACAACGGCGGAACAGAATTGATGCAAGCCATTAAAGAATCTTTGAAGAAATAA
- a CDS encoding uroporphyrinogen-III synthase, with protein sequence MSKSIQIVSTKKLSTEQRQALTAAHLEVVEADFIQTENKPFEIKDLNDNLIFTSQNAVHSVLSHPKSEELKSKNVFCVGLKTKILLSENGFNVVAYTGYAADLAEIITLIYRSESYTFFSGNLRRETLPKALKEAELKFNEIQVYNTSLTPQKIKTPIDAILFFSPSGVQSYLKENSIKKEICFCIGETTAEALEKITKNIVIADQPTVEDVIEDVLQEYK encoded by the coding sequence ATGAGTAAATCCATTCAAATAGTATCTACAAAAAAGCTTTCAACTGAACAAAGACAAGCCTTAACAGCCGCTCATCTTGAAGTTGTTGAAGCCGATTTTATTCAAACCGAAAACAAACCTTTCGAAATAAAAGACCTCAACGATAATTTGATTTTTACAAGTCAGAATGCCGTTCATAGTGTTCTCTCCCATCCCAAATCGGAAGAACTGAAAAGTAAAAATGTATTTTGCGTTGGCTTAAAAACCAAGATCCTCTTATCAGAAAACGGATTCAATGTAGTAGCTTACACTGGTTATGCTGCCGATTTAGCCGAAATTATCACTTTAATATACCGCAGTGAAAGTTATACTTTTTTCAGCGGAAATCTTCGCCGAGAAACTTTACCCAAAGCCTTAAAAGAAGCGGAGCTAAAATTCAATGAAATTCAGGTTTATAATACTTCTTTGACCCCTCAGAAAATAAAGACTCCTATTGATGCTATTCTGTTTTTCAGTCCATCAGGTGTACAAAGTTATCTGAAAGAGAATTCGATTAAAAAAGAAATCTGCTTTTGCATTGGTGAAACTACTGCGGAAGCTCTAGAAAAAATTACCAAAAATATCGTTATTGCAGATCAGCCTACCGTTGAGGATGTGATTGAAGATGTTTTACAAGAATATAAATAA
- the hemE gene encoding uroporphyrinogen decarboxylase codes for MLKNDLFLKALKGETVQRPPVWMMRQAGRYLPEFRALRDKYDFFTRCETPELAAEITVQPIRRIAPDAAILFSDILVVPRAMGIHVELKDNLGPIIPDPIRTMEQVNQVFVPDVNETLGYVFDAIKLTKEMLNDEVPLIGFAGSPWTIFCYAVEGKGSKSFDTAKGFCFSNPVAAHTLLQKITDTTILYLKEKVKAGVNAVQIFDSWGGMLSPVDYQEFSWKYINQIIDALAEVTPVIVFGKGCWFALGEMGKSKASALGVDWTCTPRNARYLSGGNITLQGNFDPSRLLSPIPTIKKMVHEMIDEFGKDKYIVNLGHGILPNIPVDHAKAFIDAVKEYGN; via the coding sequence ATGTTAAAAAACGACCTATTTTTAAAAGCACTAAAAGGAGAAACCGTTCAACGTCCACCTGTTTGGATGATGCGTCAGGCTGGGAGATATTTACCTGAATTTAGAGCTTTACGTGATAAATATGATTTTTTCACCAGATGTGAAACTCCGGAACTGGCTGCCGAAATTACTGTTCAGCCTATTCGCAGAATTGCTCCTGATGCTGCTATTTTATTCTCGGATATTCTAGTGGTTCCACGTGCAATGGGTATTCATGTAGAATTGAAAGACAATTTAGGTCCAATTATTCCGGATCCGATTCGTACAATGGAGCAGGTAAATCAGGTTTTTGTGCCGGATGTAAATGAAACTTTAGGATATGTCTTTGATGCCATTAAACTGACTAAAGAAATGCTGAACGACGAAGTGCCCTTAATTGGTTTCGCGGGTTCACCCTGGACCATCTTTTGTTATGCTGTTGAAGGAAAAGGCTCTAAAAGTTTTGATACTGCTAAAGGATTTTGCTTTTCAAACCCGGTTGCAGCACACACTTTATTACAAAAAATTACAGATACGACGATTTTATACTTAAAAGAAAAAGTAAAAGCGGGGGTTAATGCCGTTCAGATTTTTGATTCCTGGGGAGGAATGCTTTCTCCGGTTGACTATCAGGAATTCTCCTGGAAATACATCAACCAAATTATCGATGCGTTGGCAGAAGTTACTCCTGTTATTGTGTTCGGAAAAGGATGCTGGTTTGCCTTAGGCGAAATGGGTAAAAGTAAAGCTTCAGCACTTGGTGTAGACTGGACTTGTACTCCTAGAAATGCTCGTTATTTATCAGGTGGAAATATTACTTTACAAGGTAATTTCGATCCTTCAAGATTACTTTCTCCAATTCCAACCATCAAAAAAATGGTTCACGAAATGATCGACGAATTCGGAAAAGACAAATATATCGTAAATTTAGGTCATGGGATTTTACCAAATATCCCTGTAGATCATGCTAAAGCGTTTATTGACGCGGTTAAAGAATACGGAAACTAG
- a CDS encoding GNAT family N-acetyltransferase, whose product MVFTDWKTDTIAHILPEEFYHLIEKNRDHIQKTFPVTLSYCPDLEKTKQFLAFNQDKENHKEGYFFYPRDNKTNALIGYLCIKSIDNRISKCELGYFIDEDYQGKGITSKMVSETLDFCFNTLNMNKVFICTSKINKASQQIALKHHFKQEGILRDEFKNSDGTLEDVVYFGLLKSEYNTHER is encoded by the coding sequence ATGGTTTTTACAGATTGGAAAACAGATACGATTGCCCATATTCTTCCTGAGGAATTTTACCACCTCATCGAAAAGAATAGAGACCACATTCAAAAAACGTTTCCTGTCACACTTTCTTACTGTCCGGATCTCGAAAAAACAAAGCAGTTTCTTGCTTTTAACCAAGACAAAGAAAATCATAAAGAAGGATATTTTTTCTATCCGAGAGACAACAAAACCAATGCTTTAATTGGCTATTTGTGCATCAAAAGCATTGACAATCGCATTTCAAAATGTGAACTGGGCTATTTTATTGATGAGGATTATCAGGGAAAAGGTATTACTTCAAAAATGGTTTCCGAAACCTTAGATTTTTGCTTCAATACTTTAAACATGAATAAAGTATTCATCTGTACCTCAAAAATCAACAAGGCAAGTCAGCAGATCGCTTTAAAACATCATTTTAAACAAGAAGGAATATTAAGAGACGAATTCAAAAACAGCGACGGAACACTGGAGGATGTTGTTTACTTTGGATTACTCAAATCAGAATACAATACCCATGAAAGATAA
- the hemF gene encoding oxygen-dependent coproporphyrinogen oxidase — protein sequence MKDKFYAYIQQLQDQICAGLEAVDGTAKFREDLWKRPEGGGGRTRVIENGAVFEKGGVNISAVHGKLPEAMQKMFNVDEADFFACGLSLVLHPKNPMAPTVHANWRYFEMYDTSSSSSTGPRKVIQQWFGGGQDLTPYYLFEEDAVHFHQTCKTACDKHNPEFYPKYKKQCDAYFWNAHRNEARGIGGLFFDYCKATETMSMEDWYSFVTEVGNSFLEAYVPIVERRKNLEYTAENRNWQEIRRGRYVEFNLVHDKGTLFGLKTNGRIESILMSLPPHVQWVYDHHAEAGSVEEKLIQVLENPVDWIELQ from the coding sequence ATGAAAGATAAATTTTACGCTTACATACAACAATTACAAGATCAGATTTGTGCCGGATTAGAAGCGGTTGACGGAACTGCAAAATTCCGCGAAGATCTTTGGAAACGTCCCGAAGGTGGCGGTGGAAGAACACGTGTAATCGAGAACGGAGCCGTTTTCGAAAAGGGCGGTGTCAATATTTCGGCCGTTCACGGAAAACTGCCGGAGGCCATGCAGAAAATGTTTAATGTAGACGAAGCCGATTTTTTTGCCTGCGGGTTAAGTCTGGTTCTTCATCCTAAAAACCCAATGGCTCCAACAGTTCATGCGAACTGGCGTTACTTTGAAATGTATGATACTTCGTCTTCGTCCAGTACAGGTCCAAGAAAAGTAATTCAGCAGTGGTTTGGCGGCGGACAGGATCTAACTCCTTACTATTTATTTGAAGAAGATGCTGTTCACTTTCATCAGACCTGTAAAACGGCTTGTGACAAACATAATCCGGAGTTCTATCCTAAGTATAAGAAACAATGTGATGCCTATTTTTGGAATGCTCACCGAAACGAAGCACGAGGTATTGGCGGTTTGTTTTTTGATTATTGCAAAGCAACCGAAACCATGTCAATGGAAGACTGGTACAGTTTTGTAACCGAAGTGGGGAACAGTTTCCTGGAAGCTTATGTTCCGATTGTAGAAAGAAGAAAAAATCTGGAATACACAGCCGAAAATAGAAATTGGCAGGAAATCCGCCGTGGTCGTTATGTCGAATTCAATTTAGTTCATGATAAAGGCACCTTGTTTGGTTTGAAAACCAACGGAAGAATTGAAAGCATTTTAATGAGTTTACCTCCACATGTGCAGTGGGTTTACGATCATCATGCAGAAGCCGGAAGTGTTGAGGAAAAATTGATTCAGGTGTTAGAGAATCCAGTTGACTGGATTGAATTGCAATAG
- a CDS encoding DUF4421 family protein, which translates to MNLKLIYIVFLASFLGCFAQNDTSHNPYFKSYDDKVTSTVYYLDTSNNFQIGSDSEGEKKYFELSPNRREQLGIGLSYKFIDISFGFAPKFFTVNKDNSGSKLFSFNTRFYFKKWMQSFTFINQKGFYVGDENFQIAYPHMRTTKIGGATSYIFNDNFSYKTLVNQNEWQTKSSGSFIPTFSFYYTNINLNNTPDSSDGEIYVFSLAPSYFYNFVISDHVLIGAGIAVGAGINNIDKVTSALLELDFNLKLAYNRDRFFGFVNLNTVNFIQNNNTDALLNDNISTLKLSIGYRFDPPKKVKEVYEKINQKTGL; encoded by the coding sequence ATGAACTTAAAGCTGATTTATATCGTATTCCTCGCTAGCTTTTTAGGGTGTTTTGCTCAAAATGATACATCGCACAACCCCTATTTTAAGTCTTATGACGATAAAGTCACCAGCACTGTTTATTATTTAGACACATCAAACAATTTTCAGATTGGTTCTGATTCCGAAGGAGAAAAAAAATATTTTGAATTAAGTCCCAATCGACGAGAACAACTGGGGATCGGTTTAAGTTACAAATTTATAGACATCAGTTTTGGCTTTGCACCGAAATTTTTTACTGTAAACAAAGACAATTCAGGCTCCAAGCTGTTCAGTTTCAACACCCGTTTTTATTTTAAAAAGTGGATGCAATCTTTTACTTTTATCAATCAAAAAGGATTTTATGTCGGTGATGAAAACTTTCAGATCGCCTATCCGCATATGCGCACCACCAAAATTGGAGGAGCGACATCTTACATCTTTAATGATAATTTCTCGTATAAAACATTAGTCAACCAAAACGAATGGCAGACCAAAAGCTCCGGAAGTTTCATTCCGACTTTCTCCTTTTATTATACCAATATCAATCTGAACAATACGCCAGACTCTTCAGATGGCGAAATTTATGTTTTTTCGTTAGCCCCCTCCTACTTTTATAATTTTGTGATAAGTGATCACGTTTTAATTGGTGCAGGAATCGCAGTTGGTGCAGGAATTAACAATATCGATAAAGTAACCTCTGCTTTGCTTGAATTAGACTTTAATTTAAAGCTTGCCTACAATAGGGATCGTTTTTTCGGTTTTGTGAATTTAAACACGGTTAATTTCATTCAGAACAACAATACGGATGCCCTATTGAATGACAATATTTCAACTTTAAAGCTAAGTATTGGCTATCGTTTTGATCCTCCGAAAAAAGTAAAAGAGGTTTACGAAAAAATAAATCAGAAAACCGGACTTTAA
- a CDS encoding fructose bisphosphate aldolase, translating to MNTTQLNRMQTGKGFIAALDQSGGSTPKALAQYGVQESSYTNEEEMYTLVHEMRTRIIKSPAFSSEYILGAILFENTMDRKINGQWTADYLWEHKNIVPFLKVDKGLAELANGVQLMKPISNLNELLTRAVERNVFGTKMRSVIKEANATGIREVVEQQFAVGLQIFNKGLVPIIEPEVDIYSTDKEKSEEILKAEIIKQLNLLDKEVKVMLKLSIPTVNDFYQELMSDPHVLRVVALSGGYAQEEANQKLALNHGLIASFSRALSEGLTFGQSDDEFNTKLEKSIKGIYEASIL from the coding sequence TTGAATACCACACAATTGAACCGCATGCAGACCGGAAAAGGATTTATTGCTGCATTAGATCAAAGTGGCGGAAGTACACCAAAAGCATTAGCACAATACGGTGTACAGGAAAGCAGTTATACAAACGAAGAAGAAATGTACACCCTCGTGCATGAAATGAGAACCCGAATTATTAAAAGTCCTGCCTTTAGCAGCGAATATATTCTGGGAGCTATTTTGTTCGAAAATACGATGGACCGCAAAATCAACGGGCAATGGACTGCGGATTATTTGTGGGAGCATAAAAATATCGTTCCTTTTCTAAAAGTAGACAAAGGTCTTGCTGAGCTCGCAAACGGGGTACAACTCATGAAACCCATTTCTAATCTGAACGAATTGTTAACTCGCGCTGTAGAACGCAATGTTTTCGGAACCAAGATGCGTTCTGTAATCAAAGAAGCCAATGCTACGGGAATTCGCGAAGTCGTTGAACAACAATTTGCAGTAGGACTTCAAATATTTAACAAAGGCCTTGTTCCAATTATTGAACCGGAGGTTGATATTTATAGCACCGACAAAGAAAAATCAGAAGAAATTCTAAAAGCAGAAATCATCAAGCAGCTTAATTTACTGGACAAAGAAGTAAAAGTAATGCTAAAACTTTCGATTCCAACCGTAAATGATTTTTACCAAGAATTAATGTCTGATCCGCATGTCTTACGTGTAGTGGCATTGTCCGGAGGTTATGCGCAGGAAGAGGCCAACCAAAAACTGGCTCTAAATCACGGATTGATTGCCAGCTTCTCGCGAGCACTTTCTGAGGGATTAACATTTGGCCAGTCTGATGATGAATTTAATACAAAACTTGAAAAATCCATTAAGGGAATTTATGAGGCATCAATCCTTTAA
- the hemB gene encoding porphobilinogen synthase: protein MFPLQRNRRLRTNESIRSLVRETSLSPQDFMLPMFVTEGKDVKVAIPSMPGIYRHSLDNTIKEVKEAWDLGIKAVNIYVKISDHLKDNKGVEAWNKDGLMQQTIRAIKDAVPEMIVMPDVALDPYSIYGHDGIIENGQLLNDPTVDALTRMSLSHAEAGADFVAPSDMMDGRVLAIRKALEENGHHNVGIMSYSAKYASAFYGPFRDALDSAPVDSQNIPKDKKTYQMDYANRIEGIREALLDVEEGADIVMVKPGIAYLDIVREVKNAVQVPVAVYQVSGEYAMVKAAAERGWLDHDKIMLEQLYCIKRAGANIITTYFAKEAAVLLNK, encoded by the coding sequence ATGTTCCCATTACAAAGAAACCGCCGTTTAAGAACCAATGAATCCATTCGTTCTTTAGTTCGTGAAACCAGTTTAAGTCCACAGGATTTTATGCTTCCGATGTTTGTTACTGAAGGAAAAGATGTAAAAGTAGCCATACCGTCTATGCCGGGAATTTACCGTCATTCTCTCGACAACACCATTAAAGAAGTAAAAGAAGCCTGGGATTTAGGCATTAAAGCGGTGAACATCTACGTAAAAATCAGCGATCATTTAAAAGACAACAAAGGTGTCGAAGCCTGGAACAAAGACGGTTTGATGCAGCAAACCATCCGCGCGATAAAAGATGCTGTTCCTGAAATGATTGTAATGCCGGATGTGGCTCTCGATCCTTACTCAATTTATGGTCATGACGGAATTATAGAAAACGGACAGCTTCTGAATGATCCTACGGTTGATGCGTTAACCCGAATGAGTTTAAGCCACGCCGAAGCCGGAGCCGATTTTGTTGCACCAAGTGATATGATGGACGGAAGGGTTTTAGCTATTAGAAAAGCATTGGAAGAAAACGGACATCACAATGTGGGAATCATGAGCTACAGTGCCAAATATGCTTCGGCATTTTACGGACCATTTCGTGACGCATTAGATTCTGCTCCTGTAGATTCTCAAAATATCCCAAAAGATAAGAAGACGTACCAAATGGATTATGCCAACCGAATTGAAGGAATTCGTGAAGCTTTATTAGATGTTGAAGAGGGTGCAGATATCGTTATGGTAAAACCGGGAATTGCTTATTTAGACATTGTTCGTGAAGTAAAAAATGCCGTTCAGGTACCGGTTGCTGTTTACCAAGTATCTGGTGAGTACGCTATGGTAAAGGCCGCAGCAGAAAGAGGGTGGCTTGATCACGACAAAATTATGTTAGAGCAACTTTATTGCATTAAGCGCGCAGGTGCCAATATTATCACAACCTATTTTGCAAAAGAAGCAGCAGTCTTACTAAATAAATAA
- a CDS encoding c-type cytochrome — MKKILFLSAVLAFASCKKETAETPVETTTEAYSEGETAKAKTPEEFGKQIFEGQGNCFSCHQPDKKVIGPSIQEIAKIYKDKNGDIVTFLKGNAEPIVDPSQFAVMKTNFPVTQAMSDEELKAIETYIYSHLK, encoded by the coding sequence ATGAAAAAAATACTATTCTTATCAGCCGTTTTAGCGTTTGCATCCTGTAAAAAAGAAACTGCAGAAACGCCAGTTGAAACTACAACGGAAGCCTATTCAGAAGGAGAAACAGCAAAAGCCAAAACTCCGGAAGAATTTGGAAAACAAATTTTTGAAGGACAGGGAAATTGTTTCTCCTGCCACCAGCCGGACAAAAAAGTAATTGGCCCAAGTATTCAGGAAATAGCCAAAATATACAAAGACAAAAACGGAGACATTGTTACTTTCCTGAAAGGAAATGCCGAGCCTATTGTTGATCCGAGTCAGTTTGCCGTTATGAAAACTAATTTCCCGGTAACACAGGCGATGTCGGATGAAGAACTAAAAGCGATTGAAACCTATATTTACAGCCATTTAAAGTAA
- a CDS encoding GyrI-like domain-containing protein, producing MEQKFNVIGISIRTTNENGQSGTDIPALWNRFMSEGILQKIPNKTSNAIYCIYTDYEKDYTRPYTTILGCVVENLTIIPEGMVAKTISGVHYQKFTAKGNLADGIVINEWMKIWNSDLDRLYTEDFEIYGEQAQNPEDAAVDIFIAIS from the coding sequence ATGGAACAAAAATTCAATGTGATTGGTATTTCAATACGAACGACTAACGAAAATGGCCAATCGGGAACAGATATTCCGGCACTTTGGAATCGATTTATGTCAGAAGGAATTCTTCAAAAAATTCCCAATAAAACTAGTAATGCGATCTATTGTATCTATACGGACTATGAGAAGGATTATACACGTCCTTATACCACTATATTGGGCTGTGTAGTAGAAAATCTAACTATTATCCCGGAAGGAATGGTTGCCAAAACAATCTCCGGAGTTCATTACCAAAAGTTTACAGCCAAAGGCAATCTGGCCGATGGTATTGTGATTAACGAATGGATGAAAATTTGGAACTCGGATTTAGACAGACTTTATACCGAAGATTTTGAAATTTACGGGGAACAGGCTCAAAATCCTGAAGATGCGGCAGTAGATATATTTATTGCGATCTCATAA
- a CDS encoding M13 family metallopeptidase — MIKQLRKPMFCVVSAMVTITAVNAQSAKPKEPGINLSNMNTKVSPKEDFFKYVNGTWLDKTEIPGDRNSWGSFNELRQKTDNDALAILKEASKDPKYKSNTDQGKAIALFNTILDTVGRNKRGVTPLQPFLKKIDAIKNVTDLQNFFIEMQPQGGIGFFGVFVGADAKNSNKNTVNLSPGGLGLSDKDYYNADDKDSKEKREKYEVHVARMLQFIGESPAKAKESAKQILALEIELSAPRLDRVERRDRRKQYNPTAIADLKKNTPSIQWEKYFTGIGMAKLDSVNVAQPRYMIALEKTFSEKKVEAWKEYLKWSLLNRTASTLSTDIENANFDFYGKTLTGALKQRPREEMALQVINTATGEALGKLYVEKLFPAEAKDKAKKMIANVMLAYENRINALPWMSQQTKVKAIEKLKKLTIKIGYPDKWKDYSALELKNVGEGGTYFDNMRSISKWAYAENLAKLGKPVDKTEWGMSPQTVNAYFNPSYNEIVFPAAILQPPFYNYQADEAVNYGGIGAVIGHEISHGFDDSGARYNADGNLVDWWTPEDLKQFTALGAALAAQYSALEPLPGIHVDGKFTLGENIGDLGGINAAYDGLQLYLKANGNPGLIDGFTPEQRFFISWATVWRTKSRDEAIKSQVKTDPHSPGMYRAVVPIQNVDAFYKAFDIKKGDKMYIDPDKRVKIW, encoded by the coding sequence ATGATCAAACAACTACGAAAACCAATGTTTTGTGTTGTTTCTGCAATGGTTACCATTACCGCAGTAAACGCACAAAGTGCAAAACCAAAAGAGCCCGGTATCAATCTGTCTAATATGAATACCAAAGTAAGTCCGAAAGAAGATTTCTTTAAGTATGTAAACGGGACCTGGTTAGACAAAACTGAAATTCCTGGTGATAGAAATTCCTGGGGAAGTTTCAATGAACTACGTCAGAAAACGGACAATGATGCACTTGCTATCTTAAAAGAAGCATCAAAAGATCCTAAGTACAAATCCAATACAGATCAGGGTAAAGCGATTGCTTTATTCAATACGATTTTAGATACTGTTGGACGCAATAAAAGAGGAGTTACACCGCTTCAGCCTTTCTTAAAAAAGATCGATGCCATTAAAAATGTAACAGATCTTCAAAACTTCTTTATCGAAATGCAGCCACAAGGCGGTATTGGTTTCTTTGGTGTTTTTGTTGGTGCTGATGCTAAAAACAGTAACAAAAACACGGTTAACTTAAGTCCGGGTGGTTTAGGATTATCGGACAAAGATTATTACAACGCTGATGATAAAGATTCAAAAGAAAAACGTGAGAAGTATGAAGTACACGTTGCCAGAATGTTACAGTTTATTGGTGAATCTCCTGCAAAAGCAAAAGAAAGTGCCAAGCAAATTCTGGCTTTAGAAATTGAATTGTCTGCTCCAAGATTAGATCGTGTAGAGCGCAGAGACCGTAGAAAACAGTACAATCCAACAGCAATTGCTGATTTAAAAAAGAACACGCCTTCTATCCAATGGGAAAAATATTTTACCGGAATTGGAATGGCAAAATTGGATAGTGTAAATGTGGCGCAACCGCGTTATATGATCGCTTTAGAAAAGACATTTTCGGAAAAGAAAGTAGAGGCCTGGAAAGAATATTTAAAATGGTCTTTATTAAACAGAACCGCTTCGACTTTGAGTACAGATATCGAAAATGCTAATTTTGATTTCTACGGAAAAACGTTGACAGGTGCTTTAAAACAACGTCCTCGTGAAGAAATGGCGTTACAGGTAATTAATACTGCTACCGGTGAAGCCTTAGGAAAATTGTATGTAGAGAAATTATTCCCTGCTGAAGCAAAAGACAAAGCAAAGAAAATGATTGCTAATGTAATGTTAGCTTACGAAAACAGAATTAATGCATTGCCTTGGATGTCACAACAAACCAAAGTAAAAGCCATTGAGAAATTGAAGAAACTAACCATTAAAATCGGATATCCTGATAAATGGAAAGACTATTCAGCATTAGAGCTTAAAAATGTAGGGGAAGGCGGAACCTATTTTGACAATATGAGAAGCATCTCCAAATGGGCTTATGCTGAGAACCTGGCTAAATTAGGAAAACCGGTTGATAAAACAGAATGGGGAATGTCTCCACAAACGGTAAATGCTTACTTCAACCCATCTTACAACGAGATTGTTTTCCCGGCAGCGATCCTTCAACCGCCTTTTTACAATTATCAAGCGGACGAAGCTGTGAACTACGGTGGAATTGGAGCAGTAATCGGACACGAGATTTCTCACGGATTTGATGATTCAGGAGCACGTTACAATGCTGACGGTAATCTTGTAGACTGGTGGACTCCGGAAGATTTAAAACAATTTACAGCTCTTGGAGCAGCCCTTGCAGCACAGTACAGCGCTTTAGAGCCTCTGCCTGGAATTCACGTAGATGGTAAATTTACTTTAGGTGAAAACATCGGAGACTTAGGTGGAATTAATGCAGCTTACGATGGATTGCAATTGTATTTGAAAGCCAATGGAAATCCGGGATTAATTGACGGATTTACACCAGAGCAGCGTTTCTTTATTTCATGGGCTACGGTTTGGAGAACGAAATCAAGAGATGAGGCTATAAAAAGCCAGGTTAAAACAGACCCGCATTCACCTGGAATGTACAGAGCTGTAGTGCCAATTCAAAATGTTGATGCTTTTTACAAGGCTTTCGATATTAAAAAAGGAGACAAAATGTACATTGATCCTGATAAAAGAGTTAAAATCTGGTAA